In a genomic window of Colius striatus isolate bColStr4 chromosome 2, bColStr4.1.hap1, whole genome shotgun sequence:
- the LOC104555084 gene encoding calpain-13, which yields MFASGSPPNLEEDSQKTGATGSLQNVKKFNNQDFDHLRALCLRQGLLFEDATFPAHISSIGLNLLPGDQLQQIKWKRPIELQINPHLIMDGVSRFDIMQGEIGDCWMLAALGSLTMQKQFLQNVLPKDQGFQGNYAGIFHFRFWQYGDWVDVVIDDRLPFLNGRYLSVHPRTSNEFWPSLLEKAYAKLQGSYQNLHGGYLSDALVDFTGGVQMEFSLKRPPPDLEEILKAAGKSQCLVGCSTSGQMRRNMELRNGIVQGHAYTVTGAVKLRYKNGWKHIIRIWNPWGHGEWKGPWSDDSPQWDHVEPKYREELLRNKDDGEFWMSCENFQEQFSWVCICNTSPTFLDFGDQHRTTWSVDRHINLWSPALAAGNGYFPAGTVSRNLQYFFQVPDFDSKNYNVVISLMQKHAEDTPHAKNLKIGFLITTGSSQVLKQGFSPIRDVTSCFILNPGTYAVIPATTEGQEFEFLLRIFVKNQDFNENSDSSASTVLPMDVPRENLDSSYKAVFLKYAKQGSAIDASQLQELLNKVLLQDEMTGLGGRFSFDSCRGILALMDLNSNGQLTMQEFGTLWRKITKYMDIFSKEDRNHSGYLDVSEMKSAIQRAGLAASEQLLQLMALRYGDTTRRIGFCDFVCCMLRFETMTYAFENLADGGSQIVMTAMEVRMLRLSSPSRSKVGPLSMLAGE from the exons ATGTTTGCCTCCGGCTCTCCTCCGAACCTGGAGGAGGACTCTCAAAAAACAGGTGCAACAGGAAGCCTCCAGAACGTGAAGAAATTTAATAACCAGGACTTTGACCACCTGCGAGCCTTGTGTCTGAGGCAAGGACTGCTTTTTGAGGATGCCACCTTCCCTGCTCACATCAGCTCCATTGGTCTCAACCTGCTCCCAGGGGATCAGCTGCAACAAATAAAATGGAAGAGGCCAATT GAACTTCAGATAAATCCTCATTTGATCATGGATGGAGTTAGCAGATTTGATATCATGCAAGGAGAAATAG GTGACTGCTGGATGCTGGCTGCCCTGGGCTCCCTGACAATGCAGAAGCAgtttttgcaaaatgttttacCAAAGGACCAAGGATTTCAGGGCAATTATGCTGGGATTTTTCATTTCCGG TTCTGGCAGTATGGAGACTGGGTGGATGTAGTGATAGATGACCGGCTGCCGTTCCTAAATGGAAGATACCTGTCTGTACACCCTCGAACGTCAAATGAATTCTGGCCATCCTTGCTGGAAAAAGCCTATGCCAA ATTGCAGGGCTCCTACCAGAACTTGCACGGAGGCTACCTTTCTGATGCTTTAGTAGACTTTACAGGGGGAGTCCAAATGGAGTTTTCATTGAAGAGACCCCCTCCTGATCTGGAGGAGATCCTGAAAGCAGCTGGCAAATCTCAGTGTCTGGTGGGGTGTAGCACCTCAGGCCAG ATGAGGAGAAACATGGAGCTGAGAAATGGAATTGTACAGGGTCATGCCTACACTGTCACAGGAGCTGTGAAG CTACGCTACAAGAATGGCTGGAAACACATCATCAGAATCTGGAATCCGTGGGGCCATGGGGAGTGGAAGGGGCCTTGGAGTGATGA CTCTCCCCAGTGGGACCACGTTGAGCCTAAATACAGAGAAGAACTCCTCAGGAACAAGGATGATGGAGAATTCTG GATGTCTTGTGAAAacttccaggagcagttttcctgGGTGTGTATATGTAACACCAGCCCAACCTTTCTGGACTTTGGAGATCAGCACCGCACAACATGGTCTGTGGACAGGCACATCAACCTGTGGAGTCCAGCCCTTGCTGCAGGTAATGGATA TTTCCCAGCAGGCACAGTTTCAAGGAACCTCCAGTATTTTTTCCAAGTGCCAGATTTTGACTCCAAAAACTATAATGTAGTAATTTCGCTCATGCAAAAACATGCTGAGGATACGCCGCATGCAAAAAACCTGAAGATTGGATTTTTGATCACCACG ggGAGCTCCCAAGTTCTGAAACAAGGTTTTTCTCCAATTCGAGATGTGACCAGCTGCTTTATCTTGAATCCAGGAACCTATGCTGTCATTCCTGCTACAACAGAGGGCCAAGAATTTGAATTTCTCTTACGAATTTTCGTGAAGAATCAAGACTTCAACGA GAACTCGGACtcctcagccagcacagtgctgcCAATG GATGTACCACGGGAAAACCTGGACAGTTCCTATAAGGCTGTCTTCCTGAAATATGCTAAACAG GGCTCAGCTATCGATGCCTCGCAGCTGCAAGAACTCCTTAACAAAGTGCTCCTGCAAG ATGAAATGACCGGCCTGGGAGGAAGATTCAGCTTCGATTCATGCAGAGGCATTTTAGCTCTGATGGAT CTCAACTCAAACGGACAACTCACAATGCAGGAGTTTGGGACCCTCTGGCGAAAAATCACGAAGTACATG GATATCTTCAGCAAGGAAGACAGAAATCATTCTGGATATCTCGATGTGTCTGAAATGAAGAGCGCAATACAGAGAGCAG GTCTGGCTGCCAGTGAGCAACTCCTGCAGCTCATGGCCTTGCGATATGGTGATACTACCAGGAGAATTGGCTTCTGTGACTTTGTGTGCTGCATGCTGCGCTTTGAAACCATGACCT